The Neptunomonas concharum genomic interval GAGAGGGTTAAGGAAAACCATGGGTATCTTTCGTATGTTGTTGGCAATCGCGGTGCTAATAAGCCACCTTCCTGAGCTAACTCAATCTTCTATTGTTTCGAGAGAAAGCCTTCAGGTATTTATCTGGTCAGGACACGCAGTTTTTGCTTTTTTCATCATCTCTGGCTTTTATATCTCTATGGTGATTAATGAAAAGTACTGTCACCTTGACTCAGGTACTAAGAAGTTTTATATCAATCGTGCACTGCGTCTTTATCCAGCCCACTGGGTTGTTTTGTTTCTCTATGCCTTAGCCTTCTATCTGACCAATACGCCGTCGTTTCTTTTAGGCGAATCCTACGGAAAAGACTGGTTACTACCCGTGGCTTTTCTAACCAATTTCTCTTTTTTTGGCGTTGAATTACTACCCTTCACGGACCAAAGTAACTGGGCATTTATTATTGGCCCGGTATGGTCTTTAAGCTTGGAGGCGTATTTCTACTTATTGGCGCCTCTTCTTGTTACTCGCTCTTTGAAGCTCCTTATTTTACTGACAGGCGGGTTGCTGTTAATCAGGATGGGGATGTATTGGTTGGATGTCCCTTTACTACCTTGGCGTTATTTTTTCTTCCCATCCGTTATGGTGTTCTTTTTGATAGGCACACTGTCATATCGCTTCTACGCCTTAATAAAGCATAAGCACCTTTCCCCTTGGTTAGGCGTAATAGCCGGCGCCGTATTATTTATGTTTACTATCAGTGAATCGTTTTGGTTAAAGGCCGGGGCAGGTTTAGATGTTTGGCAATCATGGGGATTTTATACAGCCGTTGCCGTCTGTACGCCTTTTCTCTTTCATTTAACGAAGCATCATCGCCTTGATAATTTTATCGGGCAGCTGACTTATCCCCTCTATATCGGGCATATGTTAGTGATTATGGTTTTTCACCATATTGATACTGGATCGGTGGATAAAGGCCTGTTGGCACTCATTGGCTCTATATTGTTATCTGTGGCTTTATATTATTGGGTGGATAAGCCCGTTGACCGCCTTCGCATTAGGGTGACGAAGACGACGTCTGGCTCGGCGCTTCCTCAAATACTACCTTGCGCCTTGCTAAGTAAATTCTTTGCGAAGGTCCAAGGTCGAACGCATCCCTAAGCTATCGAAGTGCTCATCTAGAAAGCGTTTTGCGGAGGCTCGACCTATATCCCGAAGGTGTGTCAGAAATGACCACTCTGCATTCAACTTACTAGAGGCGGATAGGGGGTTGAGTTGTTGTGTTTCTTCAATACGG includes:
- a CDS encoding acyltransferase family protein gives rise to the protein MGIFRMLLAIAVLISHLPELTQSSIVSRESLQVFIWSGHAVFAFFIISGFYISMVINEKYCHLDSGTKKFYINRALRLYPAHWVVLFLYALAFYLTNTPSFLLGESYGKDWLLPVAFLTNFSFFGVELLPFTDQSNWAFIIGPVWSLSLEAYFYLLAPLLVTRSLKLLILLTGGLLLIRMGMYWLDVPLLPWRYFFFPSVMVFFLIGTLSYRFYALIKHKHLSPWLGVIAGAVLFMFTISESFWLKAGAGLDVWQSWGFYTAVAVCTPFLFHLTKHHRLDNFIGQLTYPLYIGHMLVIMVFHHIDTGSVDKGLLALIGSILLSVALYYWVDKPVDRLRIRVTKTTSGSALPQILPCALLSKFFAKVQGRTHP